One Actinomadura viridis genomic region harbors:
- a CDS encoding HAMP domain-containing sensor histidine kinase, whose protein sequence is MPNPMARMSVRARLTLVYGALFLVSTTVLVVTLYALTARAIEDRFGSNPISTVRPSVVEEIITSGDRARAIGAAKAELARQLEAQKQEVLAQLLQTSLLMLLAFGLVAVLIGYLVAGRMLRPLHTVTATARRLSESNLHERIALAGPQDEIKDLADTFDRMLDRLGRAFDAQRRFVANASHELRTPLTINRTVLEVAIASRRNPPETKALADVLLGNTARHERLIEGLLLLARSEREPQDRTATPLPDVVRSALDQLGEAPGEVEVEAGLEDAVVEGDAVLLERCAVNLLENALKYNVSGGRVWVRTGVRDGLAVLHVANTGKPVPSYELGRIFEPFRRLRADRIGSAEGAGLGLSIVRAVVDAHGGRIETLPRPDGGLAITVLLPAAPADRHRQRLRAGP, encoded by the coding sequence GTGCCCAACCCGATGGCGCGGATGAGCGTGCGGGCCCGGCTGACGCTGGTGTACGGGGCGCTGTTCCTGGTGTCGACCACCGTGCTGGTGGTGACGCTGTACGCGCTGACGGCGCGCGCGATCGAGGACCGCTTCGGCTCCAACCCGATCAGCACGGTCCGGCCCTCGGTGGTGGAGGAGATCATCACCTCCGGCGACCGGGCGCGGGCGATCGGCGCGGCCAAGGCGGAGCTGGCCCGGCAGCTCGAGGCGCAGAAGCAGGAGGTGCTGGCGCAGCTGCTCCAGACCTCGCTGCTGATGCTGCTGGCGTTCGGGCTGGTCGCGGTGCTGATCGGCTACCTGGTGGCGGGCCGGATGCTGCGCCCGCTGCACACCGTGACCGCGACCGCTCGGCGGCTGTCGGAGAGCAACCTGCACGAGCGGATCGCGCTGGCCGGGCCGCAGGACGAGATCAAGGACCTGGCCGACACCTTCGACCGGATGCTGGACCGGCTCGGCCGGGCCTTCGACGCGCAGCGCCGGTTCGTCGCCAACGCCTCGCACGAGCTGCGCACCCCGCTGACGATCAACCGGACGGTGCTGGAGGTCGCGATCGCCAGCCGCAGGAATCCGCCGGAGACCAAGGCGCTGGCGGACGTGCTGCTCGGCAACACCGCGCGGCACGAGCGGCTGATCGAAGGGCTGCTGCTGCTGGCCCGGTCCGAACGGGAGCCGCAGGACCGGACCGCCACTCCCCTGCCCGACGTGGTGCGCAGCGCGCTCGACCAGCTGGGCGAGGCGCCCGGTGAGGTGGAGGTGGAGGCGGGGCTGGAGGACGCCGTGGTCGAGGGCGACGCGGTGCTGCTGGAGCGGTGCGCGGTCAACCTCCTGGAGAACGCTCTGAAGTACAACGTTTCCGGAGGACGGGTGTGGGTGCGCACCGGCGTCCGTGACGGCCTGGCGGTCCTGCACGTCGCCAACACCGGCAAACCCGTGCCCTCCTACGAGCTGGGCCGGATCTTCGAGCCGTTCCGGCGGCTGCGCGCCGACCGGATCGGCTCCGCGGAGGGCGCCGGCCTGGGACTGTCGATCGTCCGGGCGGTGGTGGACGCGCACGGCGGGCGGATCGAGACGCTCCCGCGCCCGGACGGCGGGCTGGCGATCACCGTGCTGCTCCCCGCGGCGCCCGCCGACCGTCACCGGCAGCGCCTGCGCGCCGGCCCCTGA
- a CDS encoding response regulator transcription factor: MRVLIVEDERLLADTIAEGLREEAIAVDVVYDGDDALERASYTDYDVVVLDRDLPTVHGDDVCRELAGRHPGRILMLTAAGEVSERVDGLALGADDYLPKPFVFSELVARVRALARRSGPAVPPVMERAGIRLDPHRRTVARDGRPLRLTRKEFSVLEELLRADGGVVSAETLLDRAWDEHIDPFSNIVRVTMATLRRKLGDPPVIETVTGSGYRLDGTR, encoded by the coding sequence ATGCGTGTACTGATCGTCGAGGATGAACGCCTGCTCGCGGACACGATCGCCGAGGGACTGCGTGAAGAGGCGATCGCCGTCGACGTGGTGTACGACGGCGACGACGCCCTGGAGCGCGCCTCGTACACCGACTACGACGTGGTGGTCCTCGACCGGGACCTGCCCACCGTCCACGGTGACGACGTCTGCCGCGAGCTGGCGGGACGCCACCCCGGCCGCATCCTGATGCTGACCGCGGCCGGGGAGGTGTCCGAACGGGTGGACGGGCTGGCGCTCGGCGCCGACGACTACCTGCCCAAGCCGTTCGTGTTCAGCGAGCTGGTGGCGCGGGTCCGGGCGCTGGCGCGGCGGTCGGGCCCGGCGGTGCCGCCGGTGATGGAACGGGCCGGGATCCGGCTCGACCCGCACCGGCGGACGGTCGCGCGGGACGGGCGGCCGCTGCGGCTCACCCGGAAGGAGTTCTCGGTCCTGGAGGAGCTGCTGCGCGCCGACGGCGGGGTGGTCAGCGCGGAGACCCTGCTGGACCGGGCCTGGGACGAGCACATCGACCCGTTCAGCAACATCGTGCGGGTCACCATGGCCACGCTGCGCAGGAAGCTCGGCGACCCGCCGGTGATCGAGACCGTCACCGGGTCCGGCTACCGCCTGGACGGGACGCGGTGA
- a CDS encoding FAD-dependent oxidoreductase: MAVPPRVAVIGSGPAGLYAAEALVKQTDGDVRVDVFDRLPTPYGLVRYGVAPDHKSIKSIARYLQRVLENPAVRFFGCVELGRDLSRADLLDCYDAVLYSTGAMVDRHLGIPGEDLPGSVAATDFVNWYCGHPDAADHAFDLTAEEVAVIGVGNVAVDVVRILAKTADELRDTDIPEHVLEALAASRVRRVHMIGRRGPAQAKFTTKELRELGELPGVRVHVRPEDMELDPASAELAESDRHVRGNVKVLNGWTEPPGDDAPRRIDVRFWRAPVEILGTGRVEGLRVERTRLDESGRVTGTGEYETLPVGLVLRSVGYQSVALDGVPFDERAYVVPNQGGRVIGPDGAQIPREYVAGWIKRGPTGVVGTNKSDAAETVRNLLDDLGRDGTRATGTIEELLESRGLRVVTYADWLNLDTAEIELARSLGRGERVKLARWEAMRSACHPAAARAAVDD; the protein is encoded by the coding sequence ATGGCTGTTCCCCCGCGCGTCGCAGTGATCGGGTCCGGGCCCGCCGGCCTGTACGCCGCCGAGGCCCTGGTCAAGCAGACCGACGGGGACGTCCGGGTGGACGTCTTCGACCGGCTGCCGACGCCCTACGGGCTGGTGCGCTACGGCGTCGCCCCCGACCACAAGTCGATCAAGTCGATCGCCCGGTACCTGCAGCGCGTCCTGGAGAACCCCGCGGTGCGGTTCTTCGGTTGCGTGGAGCTGGGCCGCGACCTGAGCCGGGCCGACCTGCTCGACTGCTACGACGCGGTCCTCTACTCGACCGGCGCGATGGTCGACCGGCACCTGGGCATCCCCGGTGAGGACCTGCCCGGCAGCGTCGCCGCCACCGACTTCGTCAACTGGTACTGCGGCCACCCCGACGCGGCCGACCACGCCTTCGACCTGACCGCCGAGGAGGTCGCGGTCATCGGGGTCGGCAACGTGGCCGTGGACGTGGTGCGGATCCTGGCCAAGACCGCCGACGAGCTGCGCGACACCGACATCCCCGAGCACGTGCTGGAGGCGCTCGCCGCCAGCCGGGTCCGGCGCGTCCACATGATCGGGCGGCGCGGCCCCGCGCAGGCCAAGTTCACCACCAAGGAGCTGCGGGAGCTGGGCGAGCTGCCCGGCGTGCGGGTCCACGTCCGCCCCGAGGACATGGAACTCGACCCCGCGAGCGCGGAGCTGGCCGAGTCCGACCGGCACGTGCGCGGCAACGTCAAGGTCCTGAACGGCTGGACCGAGCCGCCGGGCGACGACGCCCCGCGCCGCATCGACGTGCGGTTCTGGCGCGCGCCCGTGGAGATCCTCGGCACCGGGCGGGTCGAGGGCCTGCGGGTGGAGCGCACCCGGCTGGACGAGTCCGGCCGGGTCACCGGCACCGGCGAGTACGAGACGCTGCCGGTCGGGCTGGTGCTGCGCTCGGTCGGCTACCAGAGCGTCGCACTGGACGGCGTCCCGTTCGACGAGCGCGCCTATGTCGTGCCGAACCAGGGCGGGCGGGTCATCGGGCCCGACGGCGCCCAGATCCCGCGCGAGTACGTGGCGGGCTGGATCAAGCGGGGACCGACCGGCGTCGTCGGCACCAACAAGTCCGACGCGGCCGAGACCGTGCGCAACCTCCTCGACGACCTCGGCCGGGACGGCACCCGGGCCACCGGCACGATCGAGGAGCTCCTGGAGTCGCGCGGGCTCCGGGTCGTCACCTACGCCGACTGGCTCAACCTGGACACCGCGGAGATCGAGCTGGCCCGTTCGCTCGGCCGCGGCGAGCGGGTGAAGCTGGCCCGCTGGGAGGCCATGCGGTCGGCCTGCCACCCGGCCGCGGCGCGGGCCGCCGTCGACGACTGA
- a CDS encoding superoxide dismutase: MTVALTLGLIVPLGGAAQAGTHSPYPDRFPLPDGFQPEGIAIGPGAVAYLGSRVDGRVYRVDLRTGKGRVFSEGPGTPSLGMKTAGGLLYVAGGAGGDARVIDTRTGKVLKRYALAAGPSFVNDVVLTRKAAWVTDSTNPVLYRLPLGTRGEAAALPLKGEIVYGTGVNANGIERTPDGRSLLIVQSNTGRLFTVDPRTGDTRAVDLGGESLVNGDGLLLKGDTLYVVQNRLNVVAVLKISRDGSRARVVERVGDPRFDVPTTMAAFKGRFYLPNARFTTPPTPETPYDVVAIDR; the protein is encoded by the coding sequence TTGACCGTCGCGTTGACCCTGGGCCTGATCGTCCCGCTGGGCGGGGCCGCGCAGGCCGGGACCCATTCCCCCTATCCCGACCGGTTCCCGCTGCCGGACGGGTTCCAGCCCGAGGGCATCGCGATCGGGCCGGGCGCGGTGGCCTACCTCGGATCGCGGGTGGACGGGCGCGTCTACCGGGTCGACCTGCGCACCGGGAAGGGCAGGGTCTTCAGCGAGGGCCCCGGCACGCCCTCGCTCGGGATGAAGACCGCCGGGGGCCTGCTGTACGTCGCCGGCGGCGCCGGCGGGGACGCCCGGGTGATCGACACCCGGACCGGGAAGGTGCTGAAGCGGTACGCGCTGGCCGCCGGGCCGTCGTTCGTCAACGACGTGGTGCTCACGAGGAAGGCCGCCTGGGTCACCGACTCCACCAATCCCGTCCTCTACCGGCTCCCGCTCGGCACCCGCGGCGAGGCCGCGGCCCTCCCGCTGAAGGGCGAGATCGTCTACGGGACGGGCGTCAACGCCAACGGCATCGAGCGGACCCCCGACGGCAGGTCGCTGCTCATCGTCCAGTCCAACACCGGCAGGCTCTTCACCGTCGATCCCCGGACGGGCGACACCAGGGCCGTGGACCTGGGCGGTGAGTCCCTCGTCAACGGGGACGGGCTGCTGCTGAAGGGCGACACCCTCTACGTGGTGCAGAACCGGCTCAACGTGGTGGCCGTCCTGAAGATCAGCCGCGACGGGTCCAGGGCGCGGGTGGTGGAGCGGGTCGGCGATCCCAGGTTCGACGTGCCGACGACGATGGCCGCGTTCAAGGGCCGGTTCTACCTGCCCAACGCCCGGTTCACGACGCCGCCGACGCCCGAGACCCCCTACGACGTGGTCGCGATCGACCGCTGA
- a CDS encoding AMP-binding protein, which produces MVHARPVYRPGARRRIGHVRDLTGLLLRSGVIFAGRPQRTFAQLGALRRWGSTLAGLLAAAVARVPDGPAVTDERGTLTFAELDDRTTRLAAGLPLEGPRPRVGVLCRNHRGMVETLVACSKRGVEVVLLNTGFGAGQVRAVLGELRMDLIVADAEFAPVLGTVPIALRRRVVWADRVPDPAPAPAPGAGRGVVAGPTLDQIVHAVPAPASRPEPPQVQGRTIVLSSGTTGRPKGARRRPRPGLWSLASMTSRIPLRSRQTMIIEAPLFHTWGYAALQMAWGLRAPVVLRRRFDPEATLRSIAGHRDTAVFMVPVMLQRIMELPEEVRRRHDTSSLRVVALSGAALPGDLATRFMDAFGDRLYNVYGSTEVSWVAIATPKDLRADPRTAGRPPRNTSLAILDEDGRPVGRSTMGQIFAANELLFEGYTGGEPTEVRDGLLATGDLGHVDHRGLLFVAGRRDGIVVSGGENVVPRDVEDALAELPEVREVAVVGVPDPVWGQRLAAYVVPRPGARPDPDRIRAHVHAQVARYAVPRDVHVIDELPRNATGKVVHRWLTDRPRPSEPEGRVSWSRPPEVWAGEASMAAAPVPGDLPDAAASDPRRPRPA; this is translated from the coding sequence GTGGTGCACGCCAGGCCCGTCTACCGCCCCGGCGCGCGGCGGCGGATCGGGCATGTCCGCGATCTCACCGGCCTCCTGCTGCGCTCCGGCGTGATCTTCGCCGGCCGCCCGCAGCGCACGTTCGCCCAGCTGGGAGCGCTGCGCCGCTGGGGCTCCACGCTGGCCGGGCTGCTGGCCGCCGCCGTCGCCCGGGTGCCCGACGGGCCCGCCGTGACCGACGAGCGCGGCACGCTGACGTTCGCCGAACTCGACGACCGCACCACCCGCCTGGCGGCCGGCCTGCCCCTGGAGGGCCCGCGCCCCCGGGTGGGCGTGCTGTGCCGCAACCACCGCGGCATGGTCGAGACGCTGGTGGCCTGCAGCAAGCGCGGTGTCGAGGTCGTGCTGCTCAACACCGGGTTCGGCGCGGGCCAGGTACGGGCCGTGCTGGGCGAGCTGCGGATGGACCTCATCGTCGCCGACGCCGAGTTCGCCCCGGTGCTGGGCACCGTCCCGATCGCGCTCCGCCGCAGGGTCGTGTGGGCCGACCGCGTGCCGGACCCGGCCCCGGCCCCGGCCCCGGGCGCCGGCCGGGGCGTCGTGGCCGGCCCGACGCTCGACCAGATCGTGCACGCCGTCCCCGCGCCCGCGTCACGCCCGGAGCCGCCGCAGGTCCAGGGCCGCACCATCGTGCTCAGCTCCGGCACCACCGGCCGGCCCAAGGGGGCCCGGCGCCGCCCCCGCCCGGGGCTGTGGTCGCTGGCCTCGATGACCTCCCGGATCCCCCTGCGCAGCCGGCAGACCATGATCATCGAGGCGCCGCTCTTCCACACCTGGGGTTACGCCGCCCTCCAGATGGCGTGGGGGCTGCGCGCGCCGGTGGTGCTGCGCCGGCGGTTCGACCCCGAGGCCACCCTGCGCTCCATCGCCGGCCACCGCGACACCGCGGTGTTCATGGTCCCGGTCATGCTGCAGCGGATCATGGAACTGCCCGAGGAGGTCAGGCGCCGGCACGACACCTCCTCGCTGCGCGTCGTCGCGCTGAGCGGCGCCGCGCTCCCCGGCGACCTGGCCACCCGGTTCATGGACGCGTTCGGCGACCGGCTCTACAACGTCTACGGCTCCACCGAGGTCTCCTGGGTCGCCATCGCCACCCCCAAGGACCTGCGGGCCGACCCCCGTACCGCCGGGAGGCCGCCGCGCAACACCTCGCTGGCGATCCTGGACGAGGACGGCCGCCCGGTCGGGCGCTCCACCATGGGCCAGATCTTCGCCGCCAACGAGCTGCTCTTCGAGGGGTACACCGGCGGCGAGCCGACGGAGGTCCGGGACGGGCTGCTGGCCACCGGCGACCTGGGCCACGTCGATCACCGGGGGCTGCTGTTCGTGGCCGGCCGCCGGGACGGGATCGTGGTGTCCGGCGGGGAGAACGTCGTCCCGCGCGACGTCGAGGACGCCCTGGCGGAGCTGCCCGAAGTGCGCGAGGTCGCCGTCGTCGGCGTCCCCGACCCGGTGTGGGGGCAGCGGCTGGCCGCGTACGTCGTGCCCCGGCCCGGCGCCCGGCCCGACCCCGACCGGATCCGCGCGCACGTCCACGCCCAGGTCGCGCGGTACGCGGTCCCGCGCGACGTGCACGTCATCGACGAGCTGCCGCGCAACGCCACCGGCAAGGTCGTGCACCGCTGGCTGACCGACCGGCCCCGCCCGTCCGAACCCGAGGGCCGGGTCAGCTGGTCGCGGCCTCCGGAGGTCTGGGCCGGGGAGGCATCGATGGCCGCCGCGCCCGTCCCCGGCGACCTCCCGGACGCCGCCGCGTCCGACCCGCGGCGCCCGCGGCCCGCGTGA
- a CDS encoding thiolase family protein, whose protein sequence is MPRTARDVVFVDGVRTPFGKAGPKGLYARTRADDLVVRAIRELLRRNPSLPPERVDEVAIAATTQTGDQGLTIGRSAAVLAGLPKSVPGYAIDRMCAGAMTAVTTAGAGISFGSYDVVIAGGVEHMGRHPMGEGVDPNPRFLADRLVDPSALVMGSTAENLHDRFPQITKERADAYAVRSQRKVAAAYAAGKIQPDLVPTAIRTAEPDATGTPGGGTDGEPLGWGLVTEDEPPRPSTTMESLAGLKTPFRVAGKVTAGNAAGLNDGATACLLAAEDTARELGLTPRMRLVDFSFAGVEPEVMGVGPVPATERLLARNSLGMDDIGLIEINEAFAVQVLAFLEHFKIEDDDPRVNPWGGAIALGHPLASSGVRLMNQLARLFEERTDVRYGLTTMCVGMGMGGTVLWENANWEGAK, encoded by the coding sequence GTGCCCCGTACCGCACGCGACGTCGTGTTCGTCGACGGCGTACGCACGCCGTTCGGCAAGGCGGGCCCCAAGGGCCTGTACGCGCGGACCCGCGCCGATGACCTGGTGGTGCGCGCGATCCGCGAGCTGCTGCGCCGCAACCCGTCCCTCCCGCCCGAGCGGGTGGACGAGGTGGCGATCGCGGCCACCACGCAGACCGGTGACCAGGGCCTGACCATCGGCCGTTCCGCCGCGGTGCTGGCCGGCCTGCCCAAGAGCGTGCCCGGCTACGCCATCGACCGGATGTGCGCGGGCGCCATGACCGCCGTGACCACCGCCGGCGCCGGCATCTCCTTCGGCTCCTACGACGTGGTCATCGCGGGCGGCGTCGAGCACATGGGCCGCCATCCCATGGGCGAGGGCGTCGATCCCAACCCGCGCTTCCTGGCCGACCGGCTGGTCGACCCGTCCGCGCTGGTGATGGGCTCGACCGCGGAGAACCTGCACGACCGGTTCCCGCAGATCACCAAGGAGCGGGCGGACGCCTACGCGGTGCGCAGCCAGCGGAAGGTCGCCGCCGCCTACGCCGCCGGGAAGATCCAGCCCGACCTGGTCCCGACCGCCATCCGCACCGCCGAGCCGGACGCCACGGGCACCCCGGGCGGCGGCACGGACGGGGAGCCGCTGGGCTGGGGGCTGGTCACCGAGGACGAGCCGCCGCGCCCGTCCACCACGATGGAGAGCCTGGCCGGGCTGAAGACCCCGTTCCGGGTGGCCGGCAAGGTCACCGCGGGCAACGCCGCCGGGCTGAACGACGGCGCCACAGCCTGCCTGCTGGCCGCCGAGGACACCGCCCGCGAGCTGGGGCTGACGCCGAGGATGCGGCTGGTCGACTTCTCCTTCGCTGGCGTGGAGCCGGAGGTCATGGGGGTCGGCCCGGTGCCGGCCACCGAGCGGCTCCTGGCCCGCAACTCCCTCGGCATGGACGACATCGGCCTGATCGAGATCAACGAGGCGTTCGCCGTCCAGGTGCTCGCCTTCCTGGAGCACTTCAAGATTGAGGACGACGACCCGCGGGTGAACCCGTGGGGCGGCGCGATCGCCCTCGGCCACCCGCTGGCCTCCTCCGGCGTCCGGCTGATGAACCAGCTGGCACGGCTGTTCGAGGAGCGCACCGACGTCCGCTACGGCCTGACCACCATGTGCGTCGGCATGGGCATGGGCGGAACGGTCCTCTGGGAGAACGCGAACTGGGAGGGCGCCAAGTGA
- a CDS encoding 3-hydroxyacyl-CoA dehydrogenase NAD-binding domain-containing protein — MSTRANDPAGTAGVTDLTGIFQDELVTHALVRDVRLPYGAGTLALITLDNGHDHTRPNTFGPKGLAELDAALDRIAARDDIAAVGVTGKPFIFAVGADLKGVPLIRAREDALAVARLGHRVFRRLGELHVPSFAYVNGAAMGGGVEIALHCAYRTISSGVPAVALPETFLGLVPGWGGTYLLPRLIGAERALTVIIDNPLAQNRMLNGRKAHDLGIADAIFDSADFLEESLAWTARVLTGELTVERPEVDTGAAWDEAVARTRWNVEGRLHGAAPSFTRALDLVAAAKDRTRDEGFAAEDEALADLIMSDELRAGLYAFDLTQKRAKRPAGAPGKELARPVTKVGVVGAGLMASQLALLFARRLEVPVVLTDLDRERLDKGVAHAHGEIDALLGKGRVSPDQANRLKSLITGSLSKDAFAGADFVIEAVFEEMAVKQKVFAELEEYVSGECVLATNTSSLSVTEMASGLRHPERVVGFHFFNPVAVLPLLEIVRGERTDDATLATAFAAGRRLKKSCVLVKDAPAFVANRILLRLMAEIVQTVDEGTPIEVAERAAAPLGLPMPPFVLMGLVGPAIALHVNRTLHAAFPERFPLSEKFAAFVAAGKGGVYRPDFTLDPEAVEIFGGGTSPSSEEQVLDRALRALAEEIRIMLDEGVVAAPQDIDLCMILGAGWPFHLGGITPYLDRTGISEKVNGSRFLEPGVASLP; from the coding sequence GTGAGCACCCGAGCGAACGACCCGGCCGGCACCGCCGGCGTCACCGACCTCACCGGCATCTTCCAGGACGAGCTGGTCACGCACGCGCTCGTCCGGGACGTGCGGCTGCCGTACGGCGCCGGGACGCTGGCGCTGATCACGCTCGACAACGGGCACGACCACACCAGGCCCAACACGTTCGGGCCGAAGGGCCTGGCCGAGCTGGACGCCGCGCTCGACCGGATCGCGGCCCGCGACGACATCGCCGCGGTCGGCGTGACCGGCAAGCCGTTCATCTTCGCCGTCGGCGCCGACCTCAAGGGCGTGCCGCTGATCCGCGCCCGCGAGGACGCCCTGGCCGTCGCCCGGCTCGGCCACCGGGTGTTCCGGCGGCTCGGCGAGCTGCACGTGCCCTCGTTCGCCTACGTCAACGGGGCGGCGATGGGCGGCGGCGTCGAGATCGCCCTGCACTGCGCGTACCGGACGATCTCCTCCGGCGTCCCGGCGGTCGCGCTGCCCGAGACCTTCCTCGGCCTGGTGCCGGGCTGGGGCGGCACCTACCTGCTGCCGCGCCTGATCGGCGCGGAGAGGGCGCTCACCGTCATCATCGACAACCCGCTGGCCCAGAACCGGATGCTCAACGGGCGCAAGGCCCACGACCTGGGCATCGCGGACGCGATCTTCGACTCGGCCGACTTCCTGGAGGAGTCGCTGGCCTGGACCGCCCGCGTGCTCACCGGGGAGCTGACCGTCGAGCGGCCCGAGGTCGACACCGGCGCGGCCTGGGACGAGGCGGTCGCGCGGACCCGCTGGAACGTCGAGGGCAGGCTCCACGGCGCCGCGCCGTCGTTCACCCGCGCCCTGGACCTGGTCGCCGCCGCCAAGGACCGGACCCGGGACGAGGGCTTCGCCGCCGAGGACGAGGCGCTGGCCGACCTCATCATGAGCGACGAGCTGCGTGCCGGGCTGTACGCGTTCGACCTCACCCAGAAGCGCGCCAAGCGGCCCGCCGGGGCGCCCGGCAAGGAGCTGGCCCGGCCGGTGACCAAGGTCGGCGTGGTCGGCGCGGGGCTGATGGCCTCGCAGCTGGCGCTGCTGTTCGCCCGCCGCCTGGAGGTGCCGGTCGTGCTGACCGACCTGGACCGGGAACGGCTGGACAAGGGCGTCGCCCACGCCCACGGGGAGATCGACGCGCTGCTCGGCAAGGGCCGGGTGTCGCCGGACCAGGCCAACCGGCTCAAGTCGCTGATCACCGGGTCGCTGAGCAAGGACGCCTTCGCCGGCGCCGACTTCGTGATCGAGGCCGTCTTCGAGGAGATGGCGGTCAAGCAGAAGGTGTTCGCCGAACTGGAGGAGTACGTCTCCGGCGAGTGCGTGCTGGCGACCAACACCTCCTCGCTGTCGGTCACCGAGATGGCCTCCGGGCTCCGCCACCCCGAGCGGGTGGTGGGCTTTCACTTCTTCAACCCGGTGGCCGTGCTGCCGCTGCTGGAGATCGTCCGCGGCGAGCGGACCGACGACGCGACCCTGGCCACCGCGTTCGCGGCCGGCAGGCGGCTGAAGAAGTCGTGCGTGCTGGTCAAGGACGCCCCGGCGTTCGTGGCCAACCGGATCCTGCTGCGCCTGATGGCCGAGATCGTCCAGACCGTGGACGAGGGCACCCCGATCGAGGTCGCCGAGCGCGCCGCGGCGCCGCTCGGGCTGCCGATGCCGCCGTTCGTCCTGATGGGCCTGGTCGGACCGGCCATCGCGCTGCACGTGAACCGGACGCTGCACGCCGCGTTCCCTGAGCGGTTCCCGCTGTCGGAGAAGTTCGCCGCGTTCGTGGCCGCCGGGAAGGGCGGGGTGTACCGGCCCGACTTCACGCTCGACCCCGAGGCGGTGGAGATCTTCGGCGGCGGCACCTCGCCGTCCAGCGAGGAGCAGGTGCTGGACCGGGCGCTGCGGGCGCTGGCCGAGGAGATCCGGATCATGCTGGACGAGGGCGTGGTCGCCGCCCCGCAGGACATCGACCTGTGCATGATCCTCGGTGCCGGCTGGCCGTTCCACCTGGGCGGCATCACGCCCTACCTGGACCGGACCGGGATCAGCGAGAAGGTGAACGGCAGCCGCTTCCTGGAACCGGGGGTGGCCTCCCTCCCCTAA
- a CDS encoding amino acid permease, with amino-acid sequence MSLFRTKTVEESVRDTEAPGHRLRRDLSALDLTVFGVGVIIGTGIFVLTGQVAKEKAGPAVAISFVLAAVVCGLAALCYAEFASTVPVAGSAYTFSYATLGELPAWIIGWDLILELALAAAVVAVGWSGYAASLLDSVGLPLPAAIANPPGQDGGVVNVPAVLLVLGVTAVLVLGVKLTSRVNAVVVTIKVAVVLLVIVAGLFFIRAENYTPFIPPAESTPAVEGAKAPLLQVLFGITPVSYGWFGIFAAVSIVFFAYIGFDIVATAAEEARRPQRDLPIGLIGSLAITAVLYAAVSLVVVGMQNYTRLSEAAPLADAFKALGHPGFATVISIGAVAGLTTVVLILLLGQSRVFFAMSRDGLLPAWLSAVHPRYGTPYRSTVLMGVIAAALAGFIPLAALAELVNIGTLFAFVVVSVAVVILRRTRPDLPRAFRAPLVPLVPVLSVLACLFVMLNLPVETWLRFIAWMIIGFALYFVYGRRHSRLGAPRRTP; translated from the coding sequence GTGAGCCTGTTCCGTACCAAGACGGTCGAGGAGTCGGTCCGCGACACCGAGGCCCCCGGGCACCGCCTGCGCCGCGACCTGTCGGCCCTGGATCTCACGGTGTTCGGGGTCGGTGTCATCATCGGCACCGGGATCTTCGTGCTCACCGGGCAGGTCGCCAAGGAGAAGGCGGGGCCGGCGGTCGCGATCTCGTTCGTCCTCGCCGCCGTCGTGTGCGGGCTGGCCGCGCTGTGCTACGCCGAGTTCGCCTCGACCGTCCCGGTGGCGGGCTCGGCCTACACCTTCTCCTACGCCACGCTGGGCGAGCTGCCCGCGTGGATCATCGGCTGGGACCTCATCCTGGAGCTGGCGCTGGCCGCCGCCGTGGTGGCCGTGGGCTGGTCGGGGTACGCCGCGTCGCTGCTGGACAGCGTGGGGCTCCCCCTGCCCGCCGCCATCGCCAACCCGCCGGGCCAGGACGGCGGCGTCGTCAACGTGCCCGCCGTCCTGCTGGTCCTGGGCGTGACCGCGGTGCTGGTCCTGGGCGTGAAGCTCACCTCCCGGGTCAACGCCGTGGTCGTCACCATCAAGGTCGCGGTGGTGCTGCTGGTGATCGTGGCCGGGCTGTTCTTCATCAGGGCGGAGAACTACACCCCGTTCATCCCGCCCGCCGAGTCCACCCCCGCGGTCGAGGGCGCGAAGGCCCCGCTGCTCCAGGTCCTCTTCGGCATCACCCCGGTCAGCTACGGCTGGTTCGGCATCTTCGCCGCCGTCTCGATCGTGTTCTTCGCCTACATCGGCTTCGACATCGTCGCCACCGCCGCCGAGGAGGCCCGCCGCCCCCAGCGCGACCTGCCGATCGGGCTCATCGGCTCCCTGGCCATCACCGCCGTGCTGTACGCGGCGGTGTCCCTGGTGGTCGTCGGGATGCAGAACTACACGCGGCTCAGCGAGGCCGCGCCGCTGGCCGACGCGTTCAAGGCCCTCGGCCATCCCGGCTTCGCCACCGTGATCAGCATCGGCGCGGTCGCCGGCCTCACCACGGTGGTGCTGATCCTGCTGCTCGGGCAGAGCCGGGTGTTCTTCGCGATGAGCCGGGACGGGCTGCTGCCCGCCTGGCTGTCGGCCGTGCACCCGCGCTACGGCACCCCGTACCGCTCCACCGTCCTGATGGGCGTGATCGCCGCCGCGCTGGCCGGGTTCATCCCGCTGGCCGCCCTGGCCGAGCTGGTCAACATCGGCACGCTGTTCGCGTTCGTGGTGGTCTCCGTCGCGGTCGTCATCCTGCGCCGCACCCGGCCCGACCTGCCGCGCGCCTTCCGCGCCCCGCTCGTCCCGCTGGTGCCCGTCCTGTCGGTGCTGGCCTGCCTGTTCGTGATGCTCAACCTGCCGGTGGAGACCTGGCTGCGGTTCATCGCCTGGATGATCATCGGCTTCGCGCTGTACTTCGTCTACGGCCGCCGCCACAGCCGCCTCGGAGCCCCCCGCCGTACGCCCTGA